The following coding sequences are from one Streptomyces sp. NBC_01232 window:
- the rpoZ gene encoding DNA-directed RNA polymerase subunit omega: MSSSITAPEGIINPPIDELLEATDSKYSLVIYAAKRARQINAYYSQLGEGLLEYVGPLVDTHVHEKPLSIALREINAGLLTSEAIEAPAQ, translated from the coding sequence GTGTCCTCTTCCATCACTGCGCCCGAGGGCATCATCAACCCGCCGATCGACGAGCTGCTCGAGGCTACTGACTCGAAGTACAGCCTCGTGATCTACGCGGCCAAGCGCGCGCGTCAGATCAACGCGTACTACTCGCAGCTCGGTGAGGGCCTGCTCGAGTACGTCGGCCCGCTGGTGGACACCCACGTCCACGAGAAGCCGCTTTCGATCGCGCTGCGCGAGATCAACGCGGGTCTGCTGACCTCCGAGGCCATCGAGGCCCCGGCTCAGTAA
- the gmk gene encoding guanylate kinase — translation MAAEVRPRLTVLSGPSGVGKSTVVAHMRKVHPEVWLSVSATTRKPRPGERHGVHYFFVNDDEFDKLIANGELLEWAEFAGNRYGTPRGAVLERLDNGEPVLLEIDLQGARLVRESKPDAQLVFLAPPSWDELVRRLTGRGTESAEVIERRLAAAKIELAAESEFDTTLVNTSVEDVARELLALMAVV, via the coding sequence ATGGCAGCAGAGGTTCGTCCGCGGCTGACCGTGCTCTCCGGCCCTTCAGGGGTCGGCAAGAGCACGGTCGTCGCGCATATGCGCAAGGTTCACCCCGAGGTATGGCTCTCGGTATCGGCCACCACCCGCAAGCCGCGGCCCGGTGAGCGACACGGAGTCCACTACTTCTTCGTCAATGACGACGAGTTCGACAAGCTGATCGCCAACGGCGAGCTGCTGGAGTGGGCCGAGTTCGCGGGCAACCGCTACGGCACACCGCGCGGCGCGGTGCTGGAACGCCTGGACAACGGCGAGCCGGTACTGCTGGAGATCGATCTCCAGGGCGCACGACTCGTCCGCGAGTCCAAGCCCGACGCCCAGCTGGTCTTCCTGGCACCGCCCAGCTGGGACGAGCTGGTGCGTCGGCTGACCGGCCGGGGCACCGAATCGGCCGAGGTCATCGAGCGTCGGCTCGCCGCCGCCAAGATCGAGCTCGCTGCCGAGTCCGAGTTCGACACCACCCTGGTCAACACCTCCGTCGAGGACGTGGCCCGTGAGCTGCTAGCCTTGATGGCAGTTGTCTGA
- a CDS encoding integration host factor — MALPPLTPEQRAAALEKAAAARRERAEVKNRLKHSGASLQEVIKTGQENDVIGKMKVSALLESLPGVGKVRAKQIMERLGISESRRVRGLGSNQIASLEREFGSTGA, encoded by the coding sequence GTGGCTCTTCCGCCCCTTACCCCTGAACAGCGCGCAGCCGCGCTCGAAAAGGCCGCCGCGGCTCGCCGGGAGCGGGCCGAGGTGAAGAATCGACTCAAGCACTCCGGCGCCTCCCTCCAAGAGGTCATCAAGACGGGCCAGGAGAACGACGTCATCGGCAAGATGAAGGTCTCCGCCCTACTGGAGTCACTGCCTGGCGTGGGCAAGGTGCGCGCCAAGCAGATCATGGAGCGCCTCGGCATCTCCGAGTCCCGGCGTGTCCGAGGTCTCGGTTCCAACCAGATCGCCTCTCTGGAGCGCGAGTTCGGCAGCACCGGCGCCTGA
- the pyrF gene encoding orotidine-5'-phosphate decarboxylase: MTVTPFGTRLRAAMDSRGPLCVGIDPHAALLAQWGLQDDIAGLERFSRTVVEALAESVAVFKPQAAFFERFGSKGIAVLERTVADARAAGTLVVMDAKRGDIGSTMAAYASAFLDPASPLFSDALTVSPYLGYGSLKPAVDLARESGAGLFVLALTSNPEGAEVQRAVREDGRTIGATMLAHLAAENADAAPMGSFGAVVGATLGDLSSFDLDINGPLLAPGIGAQGATAADLPGVFGKAVRNVVPNVSRGVLKHGPDVAALRDSARRFADEVHAAVSA, encoded by the coding sequence GTGACTGTGACCCCGTTCGGCACCCGCCTGCGTGCGGCGATGGACTCCCGGGGCCCGCTGTGCGTGGGCATCGACCCGCACGCCGCCCTGCTGGCCCAGTGGGGCCTCCAGGACGACATCGCGGGCCTGGAGCGGTTCTCCCGTACGGTCGTCGAGGCACTCGCGGAGTCGGTGGCGGTCTTCAAGCCGCAGGCGGCCTTCTTCGAGCGGTTCGGCTCCAAGGGCATCGCCGTCTTGGAGCGCACCGTCGCGGACGCCCGCGCGGCCGGGACCCTGGTGGTCATGGACGCCAAGCGCGGCGACATCGGCTCCACCATGGCGGCGTACGCCTCGGCCTTCCTGGACCCGGCCTCGCCGCTGTTCTCGGACGCACTGACGGTCTCCCCGTACCTGGGCTACGGCTCGCTGAAGCCGGCCGTGGACCTGGCCCGGGAGTCGGGCGCGGGCCTGTTCGTCCTGGCACTGACCTCCAACCCGGAGGGCGCGGAGGTCCAGCGGGCGGTCCGGGAGGACGGCAGGACGATCGGCGCGACGATGCTCGCGCACCTGGCGGCGGAGAACGCGGACGCCGCCCCGATGGGCTCCTTCGGCGCGGTGGTCGGTGCCACGCTGGGCGACCTGTCCTCCTTCGACCTGGACATCAACGGGCCGCTGCTGGCTCCCGGCATCGGCGCCCAGGGCGCGACGGCGGCGGATCTGCCGGGCGTGTTCGGCAAGGCCGTGCGCAACGTCGTCCCGAACGTGTCGCGGGGCGTCCTGAAGCACGGTCCGGACGTGGCGGCCCTGCGCGACTCGGCGCGACGGTTCGCCGACGAGGTCCACGCGGCCGTCTCGGCGTAA
- a CDS encoding quinone-dependent dihydroorotate dehydrogenase: MYKTFFNLVFKRMDPEQAHYLAFRWIRLAARTPVLRTFAAAALAPRYEELRTEALGLRMHGPFGLAAGFDKNAVAIDGMSMLGFDHIEIGTVTAEPQPGNPKKRLFRLVADRALINRMGFNNEGSAAVAARLAAREAVFRTVVGVNIGKTKVVPEEEAVGDYVASTERLARHADYLVVNVSSPNTPGLRNLQATESLRPLLTAVREAADRTVTDRRVPLLVKIAPDLADEDVDAVADLALELGLDGIIATNTTIAREGLGLKSSPSLVKETGGLSGAPVKERSLEVLRRLYARVGDRLVLVGVGGIENAEDAWQRILAGATLIQGYSAFIYEGPFYARAIHKGLAARLANSPYATLADAVGAETRKATK; this comes from the coding sequence ATGTACAAAACCTTCTTCAACCTGGTCTTCAAGCGGATGGACCCGGAGCAGGCCCACTACCTGGCCTTCCGCTGGATCCGCCTCGCCGCCCGCACCCCCGTGCTGCGCACCTTCGCCGCGGCCGCCCTGGCCCCGCGCTACGAGGAGCTCCGCACCGAGGCCCTCGGCCTGCGCATGCACGGCCCCTTCGGCCTCGCCGCGGGCTTCGACAAGAACGCCGTCGCCATCGACGGCATGTCGATGCTCGGCTTCGACCACATCGAGATCGGCACGGTCACGGCCGAGCCGCAGCCCGGCAACCCGAAGAAGCGCCTCTTCCGCCTCGTGGCGGACCGCGCGCTGATCAACCGCATGGGCTTCAACAACGAGGGCTCGGCGGCCGTCGCAGCCCGCCTGGCGGCCCGTGAGGCGGTCTTCAGGACCGTCGTGGGCGTCAACATCGGCAAGACCAAGGTCGTACCCGAGGAGGAGGCCGTGGGGGACTACGTCGCCTCCACCGAGCGCCTGGCCCGGCACGCCGACTACCTCGTGGTGAACGTCTCCTCCCCGAACACCCCGGGCCTGCGCAACCTCCAGGCCACCGAATCGCTGCGCCCGCTGCTGACGGCCGTGCGCGAGGCCGCCGACCGCACGGTGACCGACCGCCGGGTGCCGCTGCTGGTCAAGATCGCCCCCGACCTGGCGGACGAGGACGTCGACGCGGTCGCCGACCTGGCCCTGGAGCTGGGCCTCGACGGCATCATCGCGACGAACACCACCATCGCCCGCGAGGGGCTCGGCCTGAAGTCCTCCCCGTCCCTGGTGAAGGAGACCGGCGGCCTCTCCGGCGCCCCCGTCAAGGAGCGCTCCCTGGAGGTCCTGCGCCGCCTGTACGCCCGTGTGGGGGACCGCCTGGTCCTCGTCGGGGTCGGCGGCATCGAGAACGCCGAGGACGCCTGGCAGCGGATCCTGGCCGGCGCCACGCTGATCCAGGGCTACAGCGCCTTCATCTACGAGGGCCCGTTCTACGCCCGCGCCATCCACAAGGGCCTGGCCGCGCGCCTGGCCAACAGCCCGTACGCGACGCTCGCCGACGCCGTGGGCGCCGAGACCCGAAAGGCCACCAAGTGA
- the carB gene encoding carbamoyl-phosphate synthase large subunit produces the protein MPKRTDIQSVLVIGSGPIVIGQAAEFDYSGTQACRILKAEGLRVILVNSNPATIMTDPEIADATYVEPITPEFVEKIIAKERPDALLPTLGGQTALNTAISMHEQGVLEKYGVELIGANVEAINKGEDRDLFKGVVEAVKAKIGYGESARSVICHSMDDVIKGVDTLGGYPVVVRPSFTMGGAGSGFAHDEDELRRIAGQGLTLSPTTEVLLEESILGWKEYELELMRDTKDNVVVVCSIENFDPMGVHTGDSITVAPAMTLTDREYQRLRDIGIAIIREVGVDTGGCNIQFAIDPTDGRVIVIEMNPRVSRSSALASKATGFPIAKIAAKLAIGYTLDEVPNDITEKTPASFEPSLDYVVVKAPRFAFEKFPLADATLTTTMKSVGEAMAIGRNFTEALQKALRSLEKKGSQFTFVGPTGDKDELLATAVRPTDGRINTVMQAIRAGATQEEVFEFTKIDPWFVDQLFLIKEIADELAAAEKLRPELLAEAKRHGFSDAQIAEIRGLREDVVREVRHALGVRPVYKTVDTCAAEFAAKTPYFYSSYDEESEVAPRTKPAVIILGSGPNRIGQGIEFDYSCVHASFALSDAGYETVMVNCNPETVSTDYDTSDRLYFEPLTLEDVLEIVHAESLAGPIAGVVVQLGGQTPLGLAQALKDNGVPVVGTPPEAIHAAEDRGAFGQVLAEAGLPAPKHGTATTFAGAKAIADEIGYPVLVRPSYVLGGRGMEIVYDEARLESYIAESTEISPTRPVLVDRFLDDAIEIDVDALYDGHELYLGGVMEHIEEAGIHSGDSACALPPITLGGYDIKRLRASTEAIAKGVGVRGLINIQFAMAGDILYVLEANPRASRTVPFTSKATAVPLAKAAARISLGTTIAELRAEGLLPKTGDGGTLPIDAPISVKEAVMPWSRFRDIHGRGVDTVLGPEMRSTGEVMGIDAVFGTAYAKSQAGAYGPLPTKGRAFISVANRDKRSMIFPARELVAHGFELMATSGTAEVLRRNGINATVVRKLSEGEGPNGEKTIVQLIHDGQVDLIVNTPYGTGGRLDGYEIRTAAVARSVPCLTTVQALAAAVQGIDALNRGDVGVRSLQEHAEHLTAARD, from the coding sequence GTGCCTAAGCGCACCGATATCCAGTCCGTCCTGGTCATCGGCTCCGGCCCGATCGTCATCGGACAGGCCGCCGAGTTCGACTACTCCGGCACCCAGGCCTGCCGCATCCTCAAGGCCGAGGGCCTGCGGGTCATCCTGGTCAACTCCAACCCCGCGACGATCATGACCGACCCGGAGATCGCCGACGCCACGTACGTCGAGCCGATCACCCCCGAGTTCGTCGAGAAGATCATCGCGAAGGAGCGCCCCGACGCGCTCCTGCCCACCCTCGGTGGCCAGACCGCGCTCAACACCGCCATCTCCATGCACGAGCAGGGTGTGCTGGAGAAGTACGGCGTCGAGCTCATCGGCGCCAACGTCGAGGCCATCAACAAGGGCGAGGACCGCGACCTCTTCAAGGGCGTCGTCGAGGCCGTCAAGGCCAAGATCGGCTACGGCGAGTCCGCCCGCTCGGTCATCTGCCACTCCATGGACGACGTCATCAAGGGCGTCGACACCCTGGGCGGCTACCCCGTCGTCGTGCGCCCCTCCTTCACCATGGGCGGCGCCGGCTCCGGCTTCGCCCACGACGAGGACGAGCTGCGCCGCATCGCCGGCCAGGGCCTCACGCTCTCCCCGACCACCGAGGTGCTCCTGGAGGAGTCCATCCTCGGCTGGAAGGAGTACGAGCTGGAGCTGATGCGCGACACCAAGGACAACGTGGTCGTCGTCTGCTCCATCGAGAACTTCGACCCGATGGGCGTCCACACCGGCGACTCGATCACCGTCGCCCCGGCGATGACGCTCACCGACCGCGAGTACCAGCGGCTGCGCGACATCGGCATCGCGATCATCCGCGAGGTCGGCGTCGACACCGGCGGCTGCAACATCCAGTTCGCGATCGACCCGACCGACGGCCGCGTCATCGTCATCGAGATGAACCCGCGCGTCTCGCGCTCCTCGGCGCTCGCCTCGAAGGCCACCGGCTTCCCGATCGCCAAGATCGCCGCCAAGCTGGCCATCGGCTACACGCTCGACGAGGTCCCCAACGACATCACCGAGAAGACGCCGGCCTCCTTCGAGCCGTCCCTCGACTACGTCGTCGTCAAGGCCCCGCGCTTCGCCTTCGAGAAGTTCCCGCTGGCCGACGCCACCCTCACCACCACCATGAAGTCGGTCGGCGAGGCCATGGCTATCGGCCGTAACTTCACCGAGGCCCTCCAGAAGGCCCTGCGCTCCCTGGAGAAGAAGGGCTCGCAGTTCACCTTCGTCGGCCCCACCGGCGACAAGGACGAGCTCCTCGCCACCGCGGTCCGCCCGACCGACGGCCGCATCAACACCGTCATGCAGGCCATCCGCGCCGGCGCCACCCAGGAAGAGGTCTTCGAGTTCACGAAGATCGACCCCTGGTTCGTCGACCAGCTCTTCCTCATCAAGGAGATCGCGGACGAGCTCGCCGCCGCCGAGAAGCTCCGGCCCGAGCTGCTCGCCGAGGCCAAGCGCCACGGCTTCTCCGACGCCCAGATCGCCGAGATCCGCGGCCTGCGCGAGGACGTCGTCCGCGAGGTCCGCCACGCGCTCGGTGTCCGCCCGGTCTACAAGACGGTCGACACCTGCGCCGCCGAGTTCGCCGCGAAGACCCCGTACTTCTACTCCTCGTACGACGAGGAGTCCGAGGTCGCGCCCCGCACCAAGCCCGCGGTGATCATCCTGGGCTCCGGCCCGAACCGCATCGGCCAGGGCATCGAGTTCGACTACTCCTGCGTCCACGCCTCCTTCGCCCTCAGCGACGCCGGCTACGAGACCGTGATGGTCAACTGCAACCCGGAGACCGTCTCCACCGACTACGACACCTCCGACCGCCTGTACTTCGAGCCGCTCACGCTCGAGGACGTGCTGGAGATCGTCCACGCCGAGTCGCTGGCCGGCCCCATCGCCGGTGTCGTCGTCCAGCTCGGCGGCCAGACCCCCCTCGGTCTCGCCCAGGCCCTCAAGGACAACGGCGTCCCCGTCGTCGGCACCCCGCCGGAGGCCATCCACGCCGCCGAGGACCGCGGCGCCTTCGGCCAGGTCCTCGCCGAGGCCGGCCTGCCGGCCCCCAAGCACGGCACCGCCACCACCTTCGCGGGTGCGAAGGCGATCGCCGACGAGATCGGCTACCCGGTCCTGGTGCGCCCGTCCTACGTGCTCGGCGGCCGCGGCATGGAGATCGTCTACGACGAGGCCCGCCTCGAGTCGTACATCGCCGAGTCCACCGAGATCTCCCCGACCCGCCCCGTGCTGGTCGACCGGTTCCTCGACGACGCGATCGAGATCGATGTCGACGCCCTCTACGACGGCCACGAGCTCTACCTCGGCGGCGTCATGGAGCACATCGAGGAAGCCGGCATCCACTCCGGCGACTCGGCCTGCGCCCTGCCCCCGATCACCCTCGGCGGCTACGACATCAAGCGGCTGCGCGCCTCCACCGAGGCCATCGCCAAGGGCGTCGGCGTCCGCGGCCTGATCAACATCCAGTTCGCCATGGCCGGGGACATCCTCTACGTCCTGGAGGCCAACCCGCGCGCCTCCCGGACCGTCCCCTTCACCTCGAAGGCCACCGCCGTCCCGCTCGCGAAGGCCGCCGCCCGCATCTCGCTCGGCACCACCATCGCCGAGCTGCGCGCCGAGGGCCTGCTGCCGAAGACCGGCGACGGCGGCACCCTGCCGATCGACGCGCCGATCTCCGTCAAGGAGGCCGTCATGCCGTGGTCGCGCTTCCGCGACATCCACGGCCGAGGTGTGGACACCGTCCTCGGCCCGGAGATGCGCTCCACCGGCGAGGTCATGGGCATCGACGCCGTCTTCGGCACCGCCTACGCCAAGTCGCAGGCCGGCGCCTACGGCCCGCTGCCCACCAAGGGCCGTGCCTTCATCTCCGTCGCCAACCGCGACAAGCGCTCGATGATCTTCCCGGCGCGCGAGCTCGTCGCCCACGGCTTCGAGCTGATGGCCACCTCCGGCACCGCCGAGGTGCTGCGCCGCAACGGCATCAACGCCACCGTGGTGCGCAAGCTCAGCGAGGGCGAGGGCCCGAACGGCGAGAAGACCATCGTCCAGCTGATCCACGACGGCCAGGTCGACCTGATCGTCAACACCCCCTACGGCACCGGTGGCCGCCTCGACGGCTACGAGATCCGTACGGCGGCCGTGGCCCGCAGCGTCCCGTGCCTGACCACGGTCCAGGCGCTCGCCGCCGCCGTCCAGGGCATCGACGCGCTCAACCGCGGCGACGTGGGCGTCCGCTCCCTCCAGGAGCACGCGGAGCACCTGACCGCAGCCCGCGACTGA
- the carA gene encoding glutamine-hydrolyzing carbamoyl-phosphate synthase small subunit, whose amino-acid sequence MTTSTRGAAKAPAVLVLEDGRIFRGRAYGAVGETFGEAVFSTGMTGYQETLTDPSYHRQVVVMTAPHVGNTGVNDEDPESSRIWVAGYVVRDPARVPSNWRSQRSLDEELVKQGVVGISGIDTRALTRHLRERGAMRVGIFSGEAWVGIRDEALLAKVTSQPQMKGANLSAEVATKEAYVVPAIGEKRFTVAAVDLGIKGMTPHRMAERGIEVHVLPATATVEDVYAVNPDGVFFSNGPGDPATADGPVAVMQGVLERKTPLFGICFGNQILGRALGFGTYKLKYGHRGINQPVQDRTTGKVEITAHNHGFAVDAPLDKVSETAYGRAEVSHVCLNDQVVEGLQLLDQPAFSVQYHPEAAAGPHDAAYLFDRFVSLMEAERA is encoded by the coding sequence ATGACGACCTCCACCAGGGGAGCAGCCAAAGCTCCCGCCGTACTCGTCCTGGAGGACGGTCGGATCTTCCGCGGCCGCGCCTACGGCGCTGTGGGGGAGACCTTCGGCGAGGCCGTGTTCTCCACCGGCATGACCGGCTACCAGGAGACCCTCACCGACCCGTCGTACCACCGGCAGGTCGTCGTGATGACCGCCCCGCACGTGGGCAACACCGGCGTCAACGACGAGGACCCCGAGTCCTCCCGCATCTGGGTCGCCGGCTACGTCGTCCGCGACCCCGCCCGCGTCCCCTCCAACTGGCGCTCGCAGCGCTCGCTGGACGAGGAGCTCGTCAAGCAGGGCGTCGTCGGGATCTCCGGCATCGACACCCGCGCCCTGACCCGCCACCTGCGCGAGCGCGGCGCCATGCGCGTCGGCATCTTCTCGGGCGAGGCCTGGGTCGGCATCCGCGACGAGGCCCTGCTGGCCAAGGTCACGTCGCAGCCGCAGATGAAGGGCGCGAACCTCTCCGCCGAGGTCGCCACCAAGGAGGCGTACGTCGTCCCCGCGATCGGCGAGAAGCGCTTCACCGTCGCCGCGGTGGACCTCGGCATCAAGGGCATGACCCCGCACCGGATGGCCGAGCGCGGCATCGAGGTGCACGTGCTCCCCGCCACCGCCACCGTCGAGGACGTCTACGCGGTGAACCCCGACGGCGTCTTCTTCTCCAACGGCCCGGGCGACCCGGCCACCGCCGACGGCCCCGTCGCCGTCATGCAGGGCGTCCTGGAGCGCAAGACCCCGCTCTTCGGCATCTGCTTCGGCAACCAGATCCTGGGCCGCGCGCTCGGCTTCGGCACCTACAAGCTGAAGTACGGCCACCGCGGCATCAACCAGCCGGTGCAGGACCGCACCACCGGCAAGGTCGAGATCACCGCGCACAACCACGGCTTCGCCGTCGACGCGCCCCTCGACAAGGTCTCCGAGACCGCCTACGGCCGCGCCGAGGTCTCCCACGTCTGCCTGAACGACCAGGTCGTCGAAGGCCTCCAGCTGCTCGACCAGCCGGCCTTCTCCGTCCAGTACCACCCCGAGGCGGCCGCCGGCCCGCACGACGCCGCGTACCTCTTCGACCGCTTCGTATCTCTGATGGAGGCCGAGCGTGCCTAA
- a CDS encoding PH-like domain-containing protein: MTPAVIQLAAEAAERQSAEVTSVGARIAWVIGLAVFIAFVYWLMRQGWKWRGALQNDLPELPAAPDGLPAHRLALTGRYHGSTTAGQWLDRIVAHGLGVRSRVELTLTDAGLDVVRPGAGDFFVPAAQLRGARLDKGIAGKVLTEGGLLVVTWAHGDKLIDSGFRSDRAAEHAAWVEAINLMNSSITTEGAER, translated from the coding sequence GTGACACCTGCAGTAATCCAACTGGCCGCCGAGGCCGCCGAACGACAGTCGGCGGAGGTGACCAGCGTCGGCGCCCGCATCGCCTGGGTGATCGGCCTGGCCGTCTTCATCGCGTTCGTCTACTGGCTGATGCGGCAGGGCTGGAAATGGCGCGGCGCTCTGCAGAACGATCTGCCGGAGCTGCCCGCCGCACCCGACGGTCTTCCCGCGCACCGGCTGGCACTGACCGGCCGGTACCACGGGTCCACCACCGCCGGACAGTGGCTCGACCGCATCGTCGCCCACGGACTGGGCGTCCGCAGCCGGGTCGAGCTCACGCTCACCGACGCGGGCCTCGACGTGGTCCGACCGGGTGCAGGCGATTTCTTCGTACCGGCCGCGCAGCTGCGCGGCGCCCGCCTCGACAAGGGAATCGCGGGCAAGGTACTCACCGAGGGCGGTCTGCTCGTCGTCACCTGGGCGCACGGCGACAAGCTGATCGACTCCGGATTCCGCTCCGACCGCGCGGCCGAACACGCCGCCTGGGTCGAGGCGATCAACCTCATGAACTCATCCATCACGACGGAAGGCGCCGAACGATGA
- a CDS encoding dihydroorotase: protein MSKILIRGAKVLGGEAQDVLIDGETIAEVGTGLSAEGATVIEAEGQVLLPGLVDLHTHLREPGREDSETVLTGTRAAASGGYTAVFAMANTFPVADTAGVVEQVWRLGKESGYCDVQPIGAVTVGLEGKQLSELGAMHESAARVTVFSDDGKCVDDAVIMRRALEYVKAFGGVVAQHAQEPRLTEGAQMNEGIVSAELGLGGWPAVAEESIIARDVLLAEHVGSRVHICHLSTAGSVEIVRWAKSRGIDVTAEVTPHHLLLTEELVRSYNAVYKVNPPLRTERDVLALREALADGTIDIVATDHAPHPHEDKDCEWAAAAMGMVGLETALSVVQQTMVETGLLDWEGVAERMSFAPARIGSLENHGRPVSAGEPANLTLVDTSYRGVVDPAHFASRSRNTPYEGRELPGRVTHTFLRGRATVVDGKLA from the coding sequence ATGAGCAAGATCCTTATCCGTGGCGCGAAGGTACTCGGCGGCGAGGCGCAGGACGTCCTGATCGACGGCGAGACCATCGCGGAGGTCGGCACCGGCCTGTCCGCCGAGGGCGCGACCGTCATCGAGGCCGAGGGCCAGGTCCTCCTCCCCGGCCTCGTCGACCTGCACACCCACCTGCGCGAGCCCGGCCGCGAGGACTCCGAGACCGTCCTCACCGGCACCCGCGCCGCGGCCTCCGGCGGCTACACCGCCGTGTTCGCCATGGCGAACACCTTCCCGGTCGCCGACACCGCCGGCGTCGTCGAGCAGGTCTGGCGCCTGGGCAAGGAGTCCGGCTACTGCGACGTGCAGCCCATCGGCGCCGTCACCGTGGGCCTGGAGGGCAAGCAGCTCTCCGAGCTGGGCGCCATGCACGAGTCCGCCGCCCGCGTCACCGTCTTCTCCGACGACGGCAAGTGCGTCGACGACGCCGTGATCATGCGCCGCGCCCTGGAGTACGTGAAGGCCTTCGGCGGCGTCGTCGCCCAGCACGCCCAGGAGCCCCGCCTCACCGAGGGCGCCCAGATGAACGAGGGCATCGTCTCCGCGGAACTCGGTCTCGGCGGCTGGCCGGCCGTCGCCGAGGAGTCGATCATCGCCCGTGACGTCCTGCTCGCCGAGCACGTCGGCTCCCGCGTCCACATCTGCCACCTCTCCACGGCCGGCTCCGTCGAGATCGTCCGCTGGGCCAAGTCCCGCGGCATCGACGTCACCGCCGAGGTCACCCCGCACCACCTCCTCCTCACCGAGGAGCTCGTGCGCTCGTACAACGCGGTCTACAAGGTCAACCCGCCGCTGCGCACCGAGCGCGACGTGCTGGCCCTGCGCGAGGCGCTCGCCGACGGCACGATCGACATCGTCGCCACCGACCACGCCCCGCACCCGCACGAGGACAAGGACTGCGAGTGGGCCGCCGCGGCCATGGGCATGGTCGGCCTGGAGACCGCGCTCTCCGTCGTCCAGCAGACGATGGTCGAGACCGGACTGCTCGACTGGGAGGGCGTCGCCGAGCGGATGTCCTTCGCCCCGGCGCGCATCGGCAGCCTGGAGAACCACGGCCGTCCCGTCTCGGCAGGTGAACCCGCGAACCTGACCTTGGTCGATACCTCGTACCGTGGTGTCGTGGACCCCGCACACTTCGCCTCCCGCAGCCGCAACACGCCTTACGAGGGCCGTGAGCTGCCGGGGCGCGTCACTCATACCTTCCTGCGGGGCCGGGCAACGGTCGTGGACGGGAAACTGGCGTGA
- a CDS encoding aspartate carbamoyltransferase catalytic subunit, whose amino-acid sequence MKRHLISAADLTRDDAVLILDTAEEMARVADRPIKKLPTLRGLTVVNLFFEDSTRTRISFEAAAKRLSADVINFSAKGSSVSKGESLKDTALTLEAMGADAVVIRHHASGAPYRLATSGWIDSAVVNAGDGTHEHPTQALLDAFTMRRRLVGRDAGLGKDLNGRRITIVGDILHSRVARSNVHLLHTLGAQVTLVAPPTLVPIGVETWPCEVSYNLDEVLPKSDAVMMLRVQRERMNAAFFPTEREYSRRYGLDGDRMAKMPEHAIVMHPGPMNRGMEITAQVADSDRCTAVEQVANGVSTRMAVLYLLLGGSEPAVTTARTEESK is encoded by the coding sequence ATGAAGCGCCACCTCATCTCGGCCGCCGATCTCACGCGCGACGACGCCGTCCTGATCCTCGACACCGCCGAGGAGATGGCCCGCGTCGCGGACCGGCCGATCAAGAAGCTGCCCACCCTGCGCGGCCTCACCGTCGTCAACCTCTTCTTCGAGGACTCGACCCGCACCCGGATCTCCTTCGAGGCGGCCGCCAAGCGCCTCTCGGCCGACGTCATCAACTTCTCCGCGAAGGGGTCGTCCGTTTCCAAGGGCGAATCCCTGAAGGACACCGCGCTGACCCTGGAGGCCATGGGCGCCGACGCGGTCGTCATCCGCCACCACGCCTCCGGCGCCCCCTACCGGCTCGCGACCTCCGGCTGGATCGACTCCGCCGTCGTCAACGCCGGAGACGGCACCCACGAGCATCCCACCCAGGCCCTGCTGGACGCCTTCACCATGCGCCGCCGCCTGGTCGGCCGCGACGCCGGCCTCGGCAAGGACCTGAACGGCCGCCGGATCACCATCGTCGGCGACATCCTGCACAGCCGCGTGGCCCGCTCCAACGTCCACCTGCTGCACACCCTCGGCGCCCAGGTCACCCTCGTGGCCCCGCCCACGCTCGTCCCGATCGGGGTCGAAACCTGGCCGTGCGAGGTCTCGTACAACCTCGACGAGGTGCTGCCGAAGTCCGATGCGGTGATGATGCTGCGTGTGCAGCGCGAACGCATGAACGCCGCCTTCTTCCCGACCGAGCGCGAGTACTCCCGCCGGTACGGGCTCGACGGCGACCGCATGGCGAAGATGCCCGAGCACGCCATCGTGATGCACCCCGGCCCGATGAACCGCGGCATGGAGATCACCGCCCAGGTCGCCGACTCCGACCGCTGCACGGCCGTGGAGCAGGTCGCCAACGGCGTCTCCACCCGCATGGCCGTCCTGTACCTGCTGCTCGGAGGCTCCGAGCCCGCCGTCACCACCGCCCGTACCGAGGAGAGCAAGTAA